In a genomic window of Nitrospira sp.:
- a CDS encoding Maf family protein, which yields MQLILASTSPRRREILALLGVPFEVIAPDFEEVPQPGWSPRQQVEHFACEKARSIAIARPASLVLGSDTVIELDGRMLGKPADLADARAMLTRLAGRPHEVHTAVALCRQIPRYEAVAIETATVQMKAFDEAAIERYLATQEPMGKAGAYSIQGIGGELIEAICGDFLGIVGLPLRTVATLLAGAGLPAPVDVDALYRDKPYPNWARFAHD from the coding sequence ATGCAGTTGATTCTCGCCTCCACCTCGCCTCGCCGCCGCGAAATCCTCGCGCTGCTCGGTGTTCCATTCGAGGTCATTGCCCCGGATTTTGAAGAAGTGCCTCAGCCAGGATGGTCTCCAAGGCAGCAGGTTGAGCATTTTGCCTGTGAGAAGGCGCGGTCGATCGCGATCGCGCGACCGGCCTCGCTGGTGCTCGGTAGCGATACCGTGATTGAACTCGACGGGCGGATGCTGGGTAAGCCGGCAGATCTGGCCGATGCGCGCGCGATGCTGACGAGATTGGCGGGGCGGCCGCATGAGGTGCATACGGCCGTGGCCCTCTGTCGGCAGATCCCTCGGTATGAAGCGGTTGCGATCGAGACTGCCACGGTGCAGATGAAAGCCTTTGACGAAGCCGCCATCGAGCGATACCTGGCGACGCAAGAGCCGATGGGAAAGGCCGGCGCCTATTCCATTCAGGGTATAGGCGGTGAGCTCATCGAGGCGATCTGTGGCGATTTTCTTGGCATTGTCGGGTTGCCCTTGCGGACCGTGGCGACCTTGCTGGCCGGCGCAGGCCTGCCTGCTCCGGTCGATGTCGATGCGCTGTATCGCGACAAGCCGTATCCGAACTGGGCACGGTTTGCGCACGATTGA
- the dinB gene encoding DNA polymerase IV: MPRIIAHIDMDAFYAAIEERDTPAFRGRPLAVGADPAQGQGRGVVSTANYQAREYGIYSATPISTAWRLSEAARRKGLPPVIFVSVDMCKYARVSEAVMAIARRAIPVLEQASIDEAYGDLSGTGSFEAAAELCRSIKGAILAEERLTASVGIGPNKMIAKIASGVQKPDGFTVVTEAEAEAFLAPLSVRAIPGIGPKTESMLAAQQIRVVAELKRLSLADMDARFGKRGLEWYAKIRAQDDSPVEEHGEPKSISEQETFDEDTLDSQVLVERLSQLRDGVFARLAQEGFDACRTVAIIVRFADFTTVTRAHTFADPVQDGPAVRRELLKLLLPFFDRRENPRRQRIRLLGVRVEKLQ, from the coding sequence ATGCCAAGAATCATTGCGCACATCGACATGGATGCGTTCTATGCCGCGATTGAGGAGCGGGATACGCCGGCGTTTCGAGGGCGTCCTCTGGCGGTGGGGGCCGATCCGGCGCAGGGTCAGGGGCGCGGAGTCGTGTCGACGGCCAATTACCAAGCGCGCGAGTACGGGATTTACTCAGCCACGCCGATTTCCACAGCGTGGCGCCTCTCTGAAGCAGCGCGGCGAAAAGGGTTGCCCCCGGTCATCTTCGTCTCCGTCGATATGTGCAAGTACGCGAGGGTATCCGAAGCGGTGATGGCTATCGCTCGTCGCGCGATTCCTGTGCTTGAGCAGGCGAGCATCGATGAGGCGTATGGGGATCTATCCGGCACCGGTTCTTTCGAGGCTGCGGCGGAGTTATGCCGCTCGATCAAGGGAGCGATTCTCGCCGAAGAACGACTGACGGCATCGGTCGGGATCGGGCCTAATAAAATGATCGCGAAGATCGCGTCAGGCGTTCAGAAGCCGGATGGGTTTACGGTGGTCACTGAGGCTGAGGCGGAAGCGTTTCTTGCGCCGCTGTCGGTTCGGGCGATTCCGGGAATCGGGCCGAAGACCGAATCGATGCTGGCCGCGCAGCAGATCCGTGTCGTCGCAGAGCTGAAGCGGCTCAGCCTGGCTGACATGGACGCGCGGTTCGGGAAGCGGGGGCTGGAATGGTATGCCAAGATCCGCGCGCAAGATGACTCGCCGGTGGAGGAGCATGGCGAGCCGAAATCGATCAGTGAACAAGAGACCTTTGATGAGGATACGCTGGACTCACAGGTTCTCGTGGAGCGACTATCCCAGTTACGTGACGGCGTGTTTGCGCGACTGGCGCAGGAGGGATTCGACGCCTGTCGGACGGTCGCCATAATTGTGCGGTTTGCAGATTTCACCACGGTCACCAGGGCCCATACCTTTGCCGATCCGGTACAGGATGGGCCGGCGGTGCGTCGCGAACTGCTGAAGCTGCTGCTCCCGTTTTTCGATCGCCGGGAGAATCCGCGACGTCAACGGATCCGGCTCTTAGGCGTGCGGGTGGAAAAGCTGCAGTGA
- a CDS encoding tRNA-dihydrouridine synthase, which translates to MNFWSTLPHPIMGLSPMDGVTDATFRRVIAQHGRPDVTFTEFTHVHDVCRGPEFLLNTLAYSELERPVVAQLYGKDPALFYQATHAACELGFDGIDINMGCPSKNVASSGSGAGLIRTPDVARAIMQATNRAIHDWANGQTLEQVGFKPARIAAIQAMNAGRQRAAQVQRRVLPLSVKTRLGYDSVIVEDWVSHLIHEKPVAITLHGRTLQQMYRGEADWSAIARAVQLVEGTGILLLGNGDVQNLNEVVSRVRSTQVDGVLVGRAVLGVPWFFRAKEQARALTKADASDASIQDQPIALDARFALMLDHARQFQAICGPGQFHRMRKHLGWYCKGFPHAAALRGQMFRVSSAEDVEAMIARYHANQIVDGPATGPGSGDDLSDEAATLVSRCS; encoded by the coding sequence ATGAACTTCTGGTCGACATTACCCCATCCGATTATGGGCCTTTCCCCGATGGATGGAGTGACGGATGCGACGTTCCGTCGAGTCATCGCTCAGCATGGCCGGCCCGATGTGACCTTTACCGAGTTCACGCACGTTCATGATGTCTGCCGGGGGCCGGAGTTCCTGCTAAACACGTTAGCCTACAGTGAGTTGGAGCGGCCGGTCGTTGCCCAGCTCTACGGCAAAGATCCGGCGTTGTTCTACCAGGCCACGCACGCAGCCTGTGAATTAGGATTCGATGGGATCGACATTAATATGGGCTGCCCGTCGAAGAACGTGGCGTCATCCGGGTCGGGCGCGGGCCTGATCAGGACGCCGGATGTCGCCCGTGCGATCATGCAAGCCACTAATCGTGCGATTCATGATTGGGCGAACGGACAGACATTGGAGCAGGTCGGGTTTAAACCTGCCAGGATTGCGGCGATTCAGGCGATGAATGCCGGACGCCAGCGTGCAGCCCAGGTTCAGCGGCGCGTGTTGCCGCTGTCAGTAAAGACGCGGCTGGGTTACGACTCCGTGATTGTGGAAGACTGGGTATCGCATCTGATTCATGAAAAGCCTGTCGCGATCACTCTGCACGGACGCACCCTCCAGCAAATGTATCGCGGCGAAGCGGATTGGTCGGCGATTGCTCGGGCCGTCCAGCTCGTGGAAGGGACCGGAATTTTGCTATTGGGGAACGGTGATGTCCAAAACCTCAATGAGGTGGTGAGTCGCGTGCGATCCACGCAAGTGGATGGGGTGCTTGTCGGGCGGGCTGTGCTGGGGGTGCCGTGGTTTTTTCGCGCCAAAGAGCAGGCCCGTGCGTTGACAAAGGCGGATGCGTCAGACGCGTCCATTCAAGACCAGCCCATAGCGCTTGATGCGCGTTTCGCCCTGATGCTCGACCATGCGCGGCAGTTCCAGGCGATCTGCGGTCCGGGGCAATTTCATCGCATGCGGAAGCACCTGGGCTGGTATTGCAAAGGCTTCCCGCATGCCGCGGCATTGCGGGGACAGATGTTTCGCGTGTCTTCTGCGGAGGATGTGGAGGCCATGATCGCCCGCTATCACGCGAATCAGATCGTCGACGGTCCGGCCACGGGTCCCGGGTCCGGCGATGACTTGTCGGATGAGGCTGCGACGCTCGTGTCACGATGCAGTTGA